The Streptomyces kanamyceticus genome window below encodes:
- a CDS encoding PH-like domain-containing protein, producing the protein MTSLLQLAAEKESADVTDWAARVGWVVGLLLFIALVYWLMREGWKWRGTLQSDLPELPGAPSEPGPAKLELSGRYHGSTSAGQWLDRIVAHGLGTRSRVELTLTDAGLDVVRPGAADFFIPAAQLREARLDKGIAGKVLAEGGLLIVTWEHGEKLLDSGFRSDHAAEQAEWVEAINNMINTSTTEGTAR; encoded by the coding sequence GTGACATCTCTTCTGCAACTGGCCGCCGAGAAGGAATCGGCGGACGTGACCGACTGGGCCGCACGGGTCGGCTGGGTCGTCGGACTGCTGCTCTTCATCGCGCTCGTCTACTGGCTGATGCGCGAGGGCTGGAAGTGGCGCGGCACCCTGCAGAGCGACCTCCCCGAGCTGCCCGGCGCGCCGAGCGAGCCGGGCCCGGCCAAACTTGAGCTGAGCGGCCGCTACCACGGCTCCACCTCGGCCGGGCAGTGGCTCGACCGCATCGTGGCGCACGGCCTCGGCACCCGCAGCCGCGTGGAGCTGACGCTCACGGACGCGGGACTCGACGTCGTACGCCCCGGGGCGGCCGACTTCTTCATCCCGGCCGCGCAGCTGCGCGAGGCCCGGCTCGACAAGGGCATCGCGGGCAAGGTCCTCGCGGAGGGCGGTCTGCTGATCGTCACCTGGGAGCACGGCGAGAAGCTGCTCGACTCGGGCTTCCGCTCCGACCACGCCGCCGAGCAGGCCGAGTGGGTCGAGGCCATCAACAACATGATCAACACCAGCACTACGGAAGGCACCGCACGATGA
- the carA gene encoding glutamine-hydrolyzing carbamoyl-phosphate synthase small subunit, which produces MTTSTRGASKAPAVLVLEDGRIFRGRAYGAVGETFGEAVFSTGMTGYQETLTDPSYDRQIVVATAPQIGNTGWNDEDDESSRIWVSGYVVRDPARIPSNWRAKRSLDDELVAQSIVGISGIDTRALTRHLRERGSMRSGIFSGETLAPDAELVAKVQAQPAMKGLSLYEEVATKEAYVVPAIGTKKFTVAAIDLGIKGMTPHRMAERGIEVHVLPATATEEDVYAVSPDGVFFSNGPGDPATAEGPVALMTAVLGRGTPLFGICFGNQILGRALGFGTYKLKYGHRGINQPVQDRTTGKVEVTAHNHGFAVDAPLDKVSDTPFGRAEVSHVCLNDQVVEGLQLLDQPAFSVQYHPEAAAGPHDAAYLFDRFVSLMEGQRA; this is translated from the coding sequence ATGACGACCTCCACCAGGGGAGCCAGCAAGGCTCCCGCCGTACTCGTCCTGGAGGACGGCCGCATCTTCCGCGGCCGCGCCTACGGGGCCGTGGGGGAGACCTTCGGCGAAGCGGTGTTCTCCACCGGCATGACCGGCTACCAGGAGACCCTGACCGACCCGTCGTACGACCGCCAGATCGTGGTCGCCACCGCCCCCCAGATCGGCAACACCGGCTGGAACGACGAGGACGACGAGTCGAGCCGGATCTGGGTGTCGGGCTACGTGGTCCGTGACCCCGCCCGCATCCCGTCCAACTGGCGCGCCAAGCGCTCGCTGGACGACGAGCTGGTTGCCCAGAGCATCGTGGGCATCAGCGGCATCGACACCCGCGCCCTCACCCGCCACCTGCGCGAGCGCGGCTCCATGCGCTCCGGGATCTTCTCCGGCGAGACGCTCGCGCCCGACGCCGAGCTCGTCGCGAAGGTCCAGGCACAGCCCGCCATGAAGGGCCTGAGCCTGTACGAGGAGGTCGCCACCAAGGAGGCCTACGTCGTCCCCGCCATCGGTACGAAGAAGTTCACCGTCGCGGCGATCGACCTCGGCATCAAGGGCATGACGCCGCACCGCATGGCCGAGCGCGGCATCGAGGTGCACGTGCTCCCGGCCACGGCGACCGAGGAGGACGTCTACGCGGTCTCTCCCGACGGCGTGTTCTTCTCCAACGGCCCGGGCGACCCGGCCACCGCCGAGGGCCCCGTCGCGCTGATGACGGCCGTCCTGGGGCGCGGGACGCCGCTGTTCGGCATCTGCTTCGGCAACCAGATCCTGGGCCGCGCGCTCGGCTTCGGCACGTACAAGCTGAAGTACGGCCACCGCGGCATCAACCAGCCGGTGCAGGACCGCACCACGGGCAAGGTCGAGGTCACCGCGCACAACCACGGCTTCGCCGTGGACGCGCCGCTCGACAAGGTCTCCGACACCCCCTTCGGGCGCGCCGAGGTCTCCCACGTGTGCCTGAACGACCAGGTGGTGGAGGGGCTCCAGCTCCTCGACCAGCCCGCGTTCAGCGTCCAGTACCACCCCGAGGCGGCCGCGGGCCCGCACGACGCCGCGTACCTCTTCGACCGTTTCGTCTCCCTGATGGAGGGCCAGCGTGCCTAA
- the carB gene encoding carbamoyl-phosphate synthase large subunit: MPKRSDIQSVLVIGSGPIVIGQAAEFDYSGTQACRVLKAEGLRVILVNSNPATIMTDPEIADATYVEPITPEFVEKIIAKERPDALLPTLGGQTALNTAISMHEQGVLEKYGVELIGANVEAINKGEDRELFKGVVEEVNKKIGLGESARSYICHSMDDVLKGVDELGGYPVVVRPSFTMGGAGSGFAHDEEELRRIAGQGLTLSPTTEVLLEESILGWKEYELELMRDKHDNVVVVCSIENFDPMGVHTGDSITVAPAMTLTDREYQDLRDVGIAIIREVGVDTGGCNIQFAIDPKDGRVIVIEMNPRVSRSSALASKATGFPIAKIAAKLAVGYTLDEIPNDITEKTPASFEPTLDYVVVKAPRFAFEKFPSADSTLTTTMKSVGEAMAIGRNFTEALQKALRSLEKKGSQFTFVGEPGDKALLLEEAVRPTDGRINSVMQAIRAGATPQEVFESTKIDPWFVDQLFLIKEIADELAGAERLDAGLLAEAKRHGFSDHQIAEIRGLREDVVREVRHALGVRPVYKTVDTCAAEFAAKTPYFYSSYDEENEVAKREKPAVIILGSGPNRIGQGIEFDYSCVHASFALSDAGYETVMVNCNPETVSTDYDTSDRLYFEPLTLEDVLEIVNAEAQAGPIAGVIVQLGGQTPLGLSQALKDNGVPVVGTSPEAIHAAEDRGAFGRVLAEAGLPAPKHGTATTFTEAKAIADEIGYPVLVRPSYVLGGRGMEIVYDETRLSAYIEESTEISPSRPVLVDRFLDDAIEIDVDALYDGEELYLGGVMEHIEEAGIHSGDSACALPPITLGGFDIKRLRASTEGIAKGVGVRGLINIQFAMAGDILYVLEANPRASRTVPFTSKATAVPLAKAAARISLGTTIAELRAEGMLPATGDGGTLPMDAPISVKEAVMPWSRFRDIHGRGVDTVLGPEMRSTGEVMGIDSVFGTAYAKSQAGAYGPLPTKGRAFVSVANRDKRSMIFPARELVAHGFELLATSGTAEVLKRNGINATVVRKQSEGEGPNGERTIVQLIHDGAVDLIVNTPYGTGGRLDGYEIRTAAVARSVPCLTTVQALAAAVQGIEALNHGDVGVRSLQEHAEHLTAARD, encoded by the coding sequence GTGCCTAAGCGCTCCGATATCCAGTCCGTCCTGGTCATCGGATCAGGACCGATCGTCATCGGCCAGGCCGCCGAGTTCGACTACTCCGGTACGCAGGCGTGCCGCGTGCTCAAGGCCGAGGGCCTGCGCGTCATCCTGGTCAACTCCAACCCGGCGACGATCATGACCGACCCGGAGATCGCCGACGCCACGTACGTCGAGCCGATCACCCCCGAGTTCGTCGAGAAGATCATCGCCAAGGAGCGCCCCGACGCGCTCCTGCCCACCCTGGGCGGCCAGACCGCGCTCAACACCGCGATCTCCATGCACGAGCAGGGCGTCCTGGAGAAGTACGGCGTCGAGCTCATCGGCGCCAACGTCGAGGCGATCAACAAGGGCGAGGACCGCGAGCTCTTCAAGGGCGTCGTCGAAGAGGTCAACAAGAAGATCGGGCTCGGCGAGTCCGCCCGCTCGTACATCTGCCACTCCATGGACGACGTCCTCAAGGGCGTCGACGAGCTGGGCGGCTACCCCGTCGTCGTCCGCCCCTCCTTCACCATGGGCGGCGCCGGTTCCGGCTTCGCGCACGACGAGGAGGAGCTGCGCCGCATCGCCGGACAGGGCCTGACGCTCTCGCCGACCACCGAGGTGCTCCTGGAGGAGTCCATCCTCGGCTGGAAGGAGTACGAGCTGGAGCTGATGCGCGACAAGCACGACAACGTCGTGGTCGTGTGCTCCATCGAGAACTTCGACCCGATGGGCGTGCACACCGGCGACTCGATCACCGTCGCGCCCGCGATGACGCTGACCGACCGCGAGTACCAGGACCTGCGTGACGTCGGCATCGCGATCATCCGCGAGGTCGGCGTCGACACCGGCGGCTGCAACATCCAGTTCGCCATCGACCCGAAGGACGGCCGGGTCATCGTCATCGAGATGAACCCGCGCGTCTCGCGGTCCTCCGCGCTCGCGTCGAAGGCCACCGGCTTCCCGATCGCGAAGATCGCCGCGAAGCTGGCCGTCGGCTACACGCTGGACGAGATCCCGAACGACATCACGGAGAAGACCCCGGCGTCCTTCGAGCCGACGCTCGACTACGTCGTCGTCAAGGCTCCGCGATTCGCCTTCGAGAAGTTCCCGTCCGCCGACTCCACGCTGACGACGACCATGAAGTCGGTCGGCGAGGCCATGGCGATCGGCCGCAACTTCACCGAGGCGCTGCAGAAGGCGCTGCGTTCGCTGGAGAAGAAGGGCTCGCAGTTCACCTTCGTGGGCGAGCCCGGCGACAAGGCCCTTCTTCTGGAAGAGGCCGTCCGGCCGACCGACGGGCGCATCAACTCCGTCATGCAGGCCATCCGCGCGGGCGCGACCCCGCAGGAGGTCTTCGAGTCCACGAAGATCGACCCCTGGTTCGTCGACCAGCTCTTCCTGATCAAGGAGATCGCGGACGAGCTCGCCGGTGCGGAGCGCCTGGACGCCGGCCTGCTGGCCGAGGCCAAGCGGCACGGCTTCTCCGACCACCAGATCGCCGAGATCCGCGGCCTGCGCGAGGACGTCGTCCGCGAGGTGCGCCACGCCCTCGGGGTGCGCCCGGTCTACAAGACGGTCGACACCTGCGCCGCCGAGTTCGCCGCGAAGACGCCGTACTTCTACTCCTCCTACGACGAGGAGAACGAGGTCGCCAAGCGCGAGAAGCCCGCGGTGATCATCCTGGGCTCGGGCCCGAACCGCATCGGCCAGGGCATCGAGTTCGACTACTCCTGCGTCCACGCCTCCTTCGCGCTGAGCGACGCGGGCTACGAGACCGTGATGGTCAACTGCAACCCCGAGACCGTCTCCACGGACTACGACACCTCGGACCGCCTGTACTTCGAGCCGCTCACGCTCGAGGACGTCCTGGAGATCGTCAACGCCGAGGCGCAGGCCGGACCGATCGCGGGCGTCATCGTCCAGCTCGGCGGCCAGACCCCGCTGGGCCTCTCACAGGCCCTCAAGGACAACGGCGTGCCGGTCGTGGGCACCTCGCCCGAGGCCATCCACGCCGCCGAGGACCGCGGCGCCTTCGGCCGCGTGCTCGCGGAGGCCGGTCTCCCCGCGCCCAAGCACGGCACCGCCACCACCTTCACCGAGGCCAAGGCGATCGCCGACGAGATCGGCTACCCCGTCCTCGTGCGCCCCTCGTACGTGCTCGGCGGCCGCGGCATGGAGATCGTCTACGACGAGACCCGCCTGTCCGCGTACATCGAGGAGTCGACCGAGATCAGCCCCTCGCGTCCGGTCCTCGTCGACCGCTTCCTCGACGACGCCATCGAGATCGACGTCGACGCCCTGTACGACGGCGAGGAGCTCTACCTCGGCGGCGTCATGGAGCACATCGAGGAGGCCGGGATCCACTCCGGCGACTCGGCGTGCGCGCTGCCCCCGATCACCCTCGGCGGCTTCGACATCAAGCGCCTGCGGGCCTCCACGGAGGGCATCGCCAAGGGCGTCGGCGTGCGCGGACTCATCAACATCCAGTTCGCGATGGCCGGGGACATCCTCTACGTCCTGGAGGCCAACCCGCGCGCCTCGCGCACCGTCCCCTTCACCTCGAAGGCGACCGCGGTGCCGCTCGCGAAGGCCGCCGCGCGGATCTCGCTCGGCACCACCATCGCCGAGCTGCGCGCCGAGGGCATGCTGCCCGCCACCGGTGACGGCGGCACGCTGCCGATGGACGCGCCGATCTCGGTCAAGGAAGCCGTCATGCCGTGGTCGCGCTTCCGCGACATCCACGGGCGCGGCGTCGACACCGTGCTCGGCCCGGAGATGCGCTCCACCGGCGAAGTCATGGGCATCGACTCGGTGTTCGGCACCGCGTACGCCAAGTCGCAGGCGGGCGCCTACGGTCCGCTGCCGACCAAGGGCCGCGCCTTCGTCTCCGTCGCCAACCGCGACAAGCGCTCGATGATCTTCCCGGCGCGCGAACTGGTCGCGCACGGCTTCGAGTTGCTCGCTACGTCCGGCACGGCCGAGGTGCTCAAGCGCAACGGCATCAACGCCACCGTCGTACGCAAGCAGTCCGAGGGCGAGGGCCCGAACGGCGAGCGGACGATCGTCCAGCTGATCCACGACGGCGCGGTCGACCTCATCGTCAACACGCCGTACGGCACCGGCGGCCGTCTCGACGGCTACGAGATCCGCACCGCGGCGGTGGCCCGCTCCGTGCCGTGCCTGACCACGGTCCAGGCGCTCGCCGCGGCCGTCCAGGGCATCGAGGCGCTCAACCACGGGGACGTGGGCGTCCGGTCACTCCAGGAACACGCGGAGCACCTGACCGCGGCCCGCGACTAG
- a CDS encoding quinone-dependent dihydroorotate dehydrogenase: protein MYKLFFNLVFKRMDPEKAHYLAFRWIRLAARIPVLRTFVAAVLAPRHKELRTEAFGLRMHGPFGLAAGFDKNAVAIDGMSMLGFDHIEIGTVTGEPQPGNPKKRLFRLIPDRALINRMGFNNEGSAAVAERLASRTPVFNTVVGVNIGKTKVVPEEEAAADYVKSTERLARHADYLVVNVSSPNTPGLRNLQATESLRPLLTAVREAADRSVTDRRVPLLVKIAPDLADEDVDAVADLAVELGLDGIIATNTTIAREGLGLLSEPALYGETGGLSGAPLKERSLEVLRRLYARVGDRITLVGVGGIEDAEDAWQRILAGATLIQGYSAFIYEGPFWGRAIHQGLAARLRTSPYATLADAVGADVRKPA from the coding sequence ATGTACAAGCTCTTCTTCAACCTCGTCTTCAAGCGCATGGACCCGGAGAAGGCCCACTACCTGGCCTTCCGCTGGATCCGCCTCGCGGCCAGGATCCCCGTCCTTCGCACGTTCGTCGCGGCCGTGCTCGCGCCCCGCCACAAGGAGCTGCGCACCGAGGCGTTCGGCCTGCGGATGCACGGCCCCTTCGGGCTCGCCGCGGGCTTCGACAAGAACGCGGTCGCGATCGACGGCATGTCGATGCTCGGCTTCGACCACATCGAGATCGGCACGGTCACCGGCGAACCGCAGCCCGGCAACCCCAAGAAGCGGCTCTTCCGCCTGATCCCCGACCGTGCGCTGATCAACCGCATGGGCTTCAACAACGAGGGTTCGGCGGCCGTCGCCGAGCGCCTGGCGTCCCGTACGCCCGTCTTCAACACCGTCGTCGGCGTGAACATCGGCAAGACCAAGGTGGTGCCCGAGGAGGAGGCCGCGGCCGACTACGTGAAGTCGACCGAGCGGCTCGCCCGGCACGCCGACTACCTGGTCGTCAACGTCTCCTCGCCGAACACCCCGGGACTGCGCAACCTCCAGGCCACCGAGTCCCTGCGGCCGCTGCTCACCGCCGTGCGCGAGGCCGCCGACCGCAGCGTCACGGACCGCCGGGTCCCGCTGCTCGTCAAGATCGCCCCGGACCTCGCGGACGAGGACGTCGACGCCGTCGCCGACCTCGCCGTCGAACTCGGTCTCGACGGCATCATCGCCACGAACACGACCATCGCGCGCGAGGGCCTCGGCCTGCTGTCCGAACCCGCCCTCTACGGAGAGACCGGCGGACTGTCGGGGGCGCCTTTGAAGGAACGCTCTCTGGAGGTCCTCAGGCGCCTCTACGCGCGCGTGGGCGACCGCATCACGCTCGTGGGCGTCGGCGGCATCGAGGACGCCGAGGACGCCTGGCAGCGCATCCTCGCGGGCGCCACGCTGATCCAGGGCTACAGCGCCTTCATCTACGAAGGGCCCTTCTGGGGCCGCGCCATCCACCAGGGCCTCGCCGCGCGCCTGCGGACGAGCCCGTACGCCACCCTCGCCGACGCCGTCGGCGCCGACGTGAGGAAGCCCGCATGA
- the pyrF gene encoding orotidine-5'-phosphate decarboxylase, which produces MSALEPFGTRLRHAMDERGPLCVGIDPHASLLSAWGLNDDVAGLERFTRTVVDSLAGTVAVFKPQIAFFERFGSRGIAVLEKAVEELRAAGALVVMDAKRGDIGSTMAAYAETFLHKDSPLFSDALTVSPYLGYGSLKPAVDLARENGAGLFVLALTSNPEGAEVQHAVREDGRTVGATVLSHLAAENAGAAPLGSFGAVVGATLGDLSAYDLAINGPLLAPGIGAQGATPADLPDVFGAAVGNVVPNVSRGVLRHGPDAAGLREAAARFAEEVRAAVAAA; this is translated from the coding sequence ATGAGCGCCCTTGAACCCTTCGGCACGCGCCTGCGCCACGCCATGGACGAGCGAGGACCGCTCTGCGTCGGCATCGACCCGCACGCCTCGCTGCTCTCCGCCTGGGGCCTGAACGACGACGTCGCGGGCCTGGAACGGTTCACGCGGACCGTCGTCGACTCGCTCGCGGGGACCGTCGCCGTGTTCAAGCCGCAGATCGCGTTCTTCGAGCGCTTCGGCTCGCGCGGCATCGCCGTCCTGGAGAAGGCCGTCGAGGAGCTGCGGGCGGCAGGCGCCCTGGTCGTCATGGACGCCAAGCGCGGCGACATCGGCTCGACCATGGCCGCGTACGCCGAGACCTTCCTGCACAAGGACTCGCCGCTGTTCAGCGACGCGCTCACGGTGTCGCCCTACCTCGGATACGGGTCCCTGAAGCCCGCCGTCGACCTCGCGCGCGAGAACGGCGCGGGGCTCTTCGTGCTCGCTCTCACCTCCAACCCCGAGGGCGCCGAGGTGCAGCACGCGGTGCGCGAGGACGGCCGCACGGTCGGCGCCACGGTCCTTAGCCACCTCGCCGCCGAGAACGCGGGCGCGGCGCCCCTGGGCTCCTTCGGCGCCGTCGTCGGGGCCACGCTCGGCGACCTGTCCGCGTACGACCTGGCGATCAACGGTCCGCTGCTCGCCCCCGGCATCGGCGCCCAGGGCGCCACGCCCGCCGATCTGCCGGACGTCTTCGGCGCCGCGGTGGGCAACGTCGTGCCGAACGTCAGCCGCGGCGTGCTGCGGCACGGGCCCGACGCCGCCGGGCTGCGCGAGGCCGCCGCGCGCTTCGCGGAAGAGGTCCGCGCGGCGGTGGCCGCCGCTTGA
- a CDS encoding integration host factor: MALPPLTPEQRAAALEKAAAARRERAEVKNRLKHSGASLHEVIKQGQENDVIGKMKVSALLESLPGVGKVRAKQIMERLGISESRRVRGLGSNQIASLEREFGGGAA, translated from the coding sequence GTGGCTCTTCCGCCCCTTACCCCTGAACAGCGCGCAGCCGCGCTCGAAAAGGCCGCCGCGGCTCGCCGGGAGCGGGCCGAGGTCAAGAATCGACTCAAGCACTCCGGTGCCTCGCTTCACGAGGTCATCAAGCAGGGCCAGGAGAACGACGTCATCGGCAAGATGAAGGTCTCCGCCCTCCTGGAGTCCCTGCCGGGCGTGGGCAAGGTCCGCGCCAAGCAGATCATGGAGCGTCTTGGCATCTCCGAGAGCCGCCGTGTGCGCGGTCTCGGCTCCAACCAGATCGCGTCACTTGAGCGTGAGTTCGGCGGTGGCGCCGCCTGA
- the gmk gene encoding guanylate kinase — MAATSRGTTPVPPDARPRLTVLSGPSGVGKSTVVAHMRKEHPEVWLSVSATTRKPRPGEKHGVQYFFVSDEEMDKLIANGELLEWAEFAGNRYGTPRRAVLERLEAGEPVLLEIDLQGARLVRESMPEAQLVFLAPPSWDELVRRLTGRGTEAPEVIERRLAAAKIELAAEAEFDTTLVNTSVEDVARELLALMKVL, encoded by the coding sequence ATGGCTGCAACATCCCGGGGGACGACCCCCGTACCCCCGGACGCACGTCCGCGGCTGACCGTGCTCTCCGGCCCCTCCGGGGTCGGCAAGAGCACGGTCGTCGCTCATATGCGCAAAGAACACCCCGAGGTCTGGCTCTCCGTCTCGGCCACCACCCGTAAGCCGCGCCCCGGCGAGAAGCACGGCGTCCAGTACTTCTTCGTCTCCGACGAGGAGATGGACAAGCTGATCGCCAACGGCGAGCTCCTGGAGTGGGCCGAGTTCGCGGGCAACCGCTACGGAACCCCGCGTCGCGCGGTGCTCGAACGCCTCGAGGCGGGCGAGCCCGTCCTCCTGGAGATCGATCTGCAGGGTGCGCGCCTGGTGCGCGAGTCGATGCCCGAGGCGCAGCTGGTCTTCCTCGCCCCGCCGAGCTGGGACGAGCTGGTCCGTCGGCTCACCGGCCGGGGGACGGAGGCGCCCGAGGTCATCGAGCGCAGGCTCGCCGCCGCCAAGATCGAGCTCGCCGCGGAGGCCGAGTTCGATACGACCCTGGTCAATACCTCCGTCGAGGACGTGGCCCGTGAGCTGCTAGCCTTG